In the Lepidochelys kempii isolate rLepKem1 chromosome 3, rLepKem1.hap2, whole genome shotgun sequence genome, one interval contains:
- the PRR18 gene encoding proline-rich protein 18, producing MSLPPILPPPAPAALPAAPRAQPRRPAAPRKAAAPPPAAEEKPLRKPRGAPPERAGPFPSSWPCASLQRQQPRRPAPAPPQPRGRSCESLCAEAGAGEAALRFSLSLPPEAALVLQRRSLEKQRGRPSPSAGPERLLPGSRSKAAAAAAGSARRGARAGPGSGPGDLRALLKISLLNERHRYDDVEYEEEAAPGAAADEGLVRKCTEWLRGVESAAGRERADKLETLPHLGAL from the coding sequence ATGTCCCTGCCGCCCatcctgcctcccccagccccggccgCTCTCCCCGCCGCCCCCCGAGCGCAGCCCCGGAGGCCGGCGGCCCCCAGGAAGGCGGCAGCGCCGCCGCCGGCCGCCGAGGAGAAGCCGCTGCGGAAGCCGCGGGGGGCGCCCCCGGAGCGGGCCggtcccttccccagctcctggcctTGCGCCTCCCTGCAGAGGCAGCAACCGCGgaggccggccccggccccgccccagccccgcggcCGCTCCTGCGAGAGCCTGTGCGCGGAGGCGGGGGCTGGAGAGGCCGCTCTGCGCTTCTCGCTCAGCCTCCCGCCCGAAGCGGCCCTGGTGCTGCAGCGCCGCAGCCTGGAGAAGCAGCGGGGGCGGCCGAGCCCCTCCGCCGGCCCCGAGCGCCTCCTGCCGGGCTCCCGGAGcaaggcggcggcggcggcggcgggctcGGCGCGGAGGGGGGCCCGGGCCGGGCCAGGCTCCGGCCCGGGGGACTTGCGCGCCCTGCTGAAGATCTCGCTGCTGAACGAGCGGCACCGCTACGACGACGTGGAGTACGAGGAGGAGGCGGCGCCGGGGGCCGCGGCGGACGAGGGGCTGGTGCGCAAGTGCACCGAGTGGCTGCGCGGGGTGGAGAGCGCGGCCGGCCGGGAGCGGGCCGACAAgctggagaccctgccccacctgGGGGCGCTCTGA